From Orcinus orca chromosome 3, mOrcOrc1.1, whole genome shotgun sequence, a single genomic window includes:
- the LOC125963856 gene encoding metabotropic glutamate receptor 7-like, with translation MLALSPVLGCWRARAASHRARARARRAGRGTQERTAPQDGRRRGTPHPRRLPFPGRPYPPRPQETLGFPGGAHPKGPGLRRARHRPLECRRHHRSRGSSMVQLGKLLRALTLMKFPCCVLEVLLCALAAAARGQEMYAPHSIRIEGDVTLGGLFPVYAKGPSGVPCGDIKRKNGIHGLEAMLYALDQINSDPNLLPNVRLGARILDTCSRDTYALEQSLTFVQALIQKDTSEVRCTNGEPPVFVKPEKVVGVIGASGSSVSIMVANILRLFQVDGRYGIRKRM, from the coding sequence ATGCTCgctctctccccagtgctgggctgtTGGAGAGCTCGAGCTGCAAGCCACCGAGCGCGAGCTCGAGCGCGGCGCGCTGGCCGGGGAACCCAAGAGCGCACGGCGCCCCAAGATGGCAGGCGCCGCGGGACCCCCCACCCTCGCCGGCTGCCCTTTCCCGGGCGCCCCTACCCTCCTCGCCCGCAGGAGACCCTGGGCTTCCCCGGAGGAGCTCACCCCAAGGGGCCAGGACTCCGGCGAGCCCGCCACCGTCCCCTCGAGTGCCGCCGCCACCACCGCAGCCGCGGGAGCAGCATGGTCCAGCTGGGGAAGCTGCTCCGCGCCCTGACTTTGATGAAGTTTCCCTGCTGCGTGCTGGAGGTGCTTCTGTgcgcgctggcggcggcggcgcgcggccAGGAGATGTACGCCCCGCACTCCATTCGGATCGAGGGGGACGTCACCCTCGGGGGGCTGTTCCCGGTGTACGCGAAGGGTCCCAGCGGAGTGCCCTGCGGCGATATCAAGAGGAAGAACGGGATCCACGGGCTGGAAGCGATGCTCTACGCCCTGGACCAGATCAACAGCGATCCCAACCTGCTGCCCAACGTGAGGCTGGGAGCGCGGATCCTGGACACTTGTTCCAGGGACACTTATGCGCTCGAACAGTCGCTCACTTTCGTCCAGGCGCTCATCCAGAAGGACACCTCCGAGGTGCGCTGCACCAACGGCGAGCCTCCGGTTTTCGTCAAGCCCGAGAAAGTAGTTGGAGTGATTGGGGCTTCGGGGAGTTCGGTCTCCATCATGGTAGCCAACATCCTGAGGCTTTTCCAG